The genomic window TGCCTGTGCCAGTTGATGTAGCTAGTACACTTtcaaatatattttatgatgtttGAAATTCTAGAAAAGTTCATAGACACCTGAGAGAATAACTCAAGAAATATCCAAATCCGGTTTTGGCCTTATTTCAATAATTTTTCATGGTGGAGAAACTTGTACGCCGTGGTAATAGGCTACCCAAGGACATAGCTGCTAGGGTGGGTGTACGAACTAGATGGAAATGTGGAATGTGATGGAACTATCTTGTATGGAATGGAGTGGGATCATGCAATTTCGGTGTTTAGTTGAAGGAATGAGATAATCTGGAGGTCAAAGTGTTTGCTCGAACAGCTTGGGTCTTTAATTTTTGCacttttttatgatttttttgcaCTGTTGGATTGAGATCCCAGGGTGTATAGGTAGTCTTCCACAAAGTAACAAAGCTAtttgttatttttttttcttattagtGGATATGCCACAAGTTTGCCCTTGCGCTGGGGTTGTTGTATGGTTTTAGTCcggttttctaaaattaatcggaCGAAAGGGTTTTACCTTgtttttcccaaaaaaaaaatgAGGCTGTTGATTTTATATCAATATATATTCAGGTGAGGATTATCTCCCCCCGACAGttaaaaaaaacaaagctatTTGCGTAGGGTGCCAGCCTGGGCTGCCAAGTGTCGTGCACAGTGATACGGAATTATGGAGGCCGAAGCAACAGAGGAGAAACAGGGCTGTTTGTATTTGTCTATGTTGGCTGCTGTCTGCCAATTGGCTTTTCTTTTTGAGCTTGTCTGCCAATTGGCTGTTATACGCGTGCGTGCACTGAGGCCAGAATGAACTATTGCCTACTAGTTGCAAACTTGCAATCCTGGAGAATTCTACAGCCTACAACGGGAGGATCAACGTGAAGAATTCCAGAAGGCAGTGTTTAGTTGGGCCCGTTGTCACCCCAAACGAACATATCAATGCCACCAATTTCTGGGATCCGTCATGCCGTCGCCACTCCCTTCTGTCCTGCACATCAACGAATAAATTTTTACAGAGTAGAAACCTGGGTTACATGATTCAAAGAAATCAAGAACGAAACAAAGATCTAAAGACCGTCTGATAGTTAAAGATAGGTTGCGTTCATCCGTAGAagcaaaggcttgaacttggtgTTTGCATAGTATTATactattatctaaaaaaaaacttAACAAAAATTAAACATTCATCATGGAGCAGGACTAGCATGGCAAATACCAAGTTCAACTTACTCTAGTAAAATCTACTTTCAAAACAGCTTTCAAAACTGCTACAATCAAATAAAAATGTTTATTTTCCCTCAACTCCACTTGATTAAAATTATTTGATCTACAAATACGAAAAGGCTAGCGCTCGGACGTCTGGATGGGGGCTAGCGTCCGGACTCCCACGCCGTACGTCTGCTTCATGTGGGGTCCCACGCCGCTCCGTGTCCCACGACCGCTCTGTCTCAATCTGCACACGCATGGTTTCCTGCACCTGTCACTCGTGGCCCTCCACACCCACGTGCATGCAGGCGGGCCCAGCAGCTGCAGCAAGCAGCTGCAGCAGATAGGGTCcactacaacatgtgcaacaccagatctacttttgcaatatctagaGGAAACATTTCCAACATATATCCGaaatagttgaaacacttgcaacatacgtctgaaacacgaggaaaacatgtgtgtagccattgcaaaacatatgcaacatcttaattaaacacttgcaacatatgcgtgaaaacatatgcaatatgaaacacttgcaacataaagtgtgaaacatatgcaacacccagaTAAAACAAGTGCAACATCCGtctaaaacagctgaaacatttggaacagacgcttgcaacatacgtgtgcagccattgcaacatatgcaacatctcaatctacttttgcaacatccacatgaaacacctgaaacacttgaaacatacacttgcaaagTCCAAGGAAGGGAGCTCGAGGTGTAGCCGGAGAAGCCCGTTTCAGGTCTGGACACTCCGGATCTCGTGATGTCGTGAGCTGAGGTCGAGCGTCGCGGTGGCGCCGGCGTTGACAGCGGCCACGACCTCCTGGTGAGGAACGGCTAAAAAgtcctaatatggctaaagggggggttaatagcctatttaaaaatatacaagagcaatagagcaatttgattagtatgacaaacggtgtaatgtaattttgctctagctctactagggttgcaagccacctatccaaacaattctagttgctataatcactaggcacacacaagagctaagttgttactcactaaaagctctcaaacttgctacactaaagagctccgctagatgaacttaagctataaagcaagctctcaattctagctacactaaagagcttgctacaactagtttgtgggaatgtaaatgagtaaggtgattataccgccgtgtagaggagtgaacctatcataagatgaataccaattcaatcaccgggagaatatcaaagggcaagagacaaccaattttctcccaaagttcacgtgcttaccggtacgctagttcccgttgtatcgaccaacacttggtggttcggcgacaaAGAGGTATAGCACGAACCTCGtctacacaattggacaccgtaagaccctatccacaagtgaggtaactcaatgacacgagcaatccactagagttacctttcggctctccaccggggaaggctcaagactcctcacaatcaccggagccggccacgaATAATCAACAACTcgtgccgaagctcctccgctgctccaaaccgtctaggtggtgacaaccaccaagagtaacaagaactccacagccacaacgatccctaagtgccactagatgcaatcactcaagcaaatacacttggaatcactcccaatctcactatgatgatgaatcaatgatggagatgagtggaagatgTTGGCTTAGGCTCACAAAGATGTTAGAAATGTCAAagtaccaagagagtgagccaagAGCCGGCCAAGACCTTTAAATAGGGAGCCAACCACGAAAGAGCCATTGGCCCCCTGCTCCCTGCTTTCATGGCTTGACCGGATGTGCAGgtgggtgtgaccggacgcaactTCCTCAGCGTCTGATCGCTAGatcgcctgcgtccggtcgctagATCGCCGACATGTGTCCTGCTTTTGAATGTCGTTCGTTGATCTTCAATGGTCAAAACTTTGATCGCTCGTGCactaagtgatgaccggactcacCTTTGTGATAACCGAACTCAGGGCGTTCCAGCGTTAGGTCATTTCCAGAGACGATCTAGAGCGCTaaaaacatgaccggacgcgtcaggtcagCGCTGACCTGATGggccctagcgtccggtcctaTCACTATTCCTACGTGCGCTCTCTCGATGATGACGTCACCATACGCCACTCGCCACCTGACGCAGCAGCGTCGCGTCCGATCGCCTCCAAATGCCGGTATCCAACAGGTGATCGGACGTCCGGTCGCTCCTCAGCCCCCTCGGCCAGCTGCACTGCGCggctataaatgaccggacgcacccagggtgagtccggtcaccccacggccaacgtccggtcgtggacttcttcctccttttctttttctcagtccacaaccacttcacccttgctttcaacttgctaaccacaaagtgtagaacttgtgtacacgtgtgttagcatttttcaaagcattttacaagggtcaaagttagcacactaggttcctaaatgcatatgcaaaagtcatgtcacctagtggcactcgataagcCGTTTAGCcgaagatttcccctctttatagtacggctatcgatcctaagtcactcacaccctctatgatgtcttgagtgcaaaacaaaaacataTATTGTAcatttgtcttgatcttcttggtttttatttttctctttcttcttttccaagttgagcttgatcatcatcatctcatgtccagctccatcaccatggacctcattttgctcaatcacttggattgcaccaacctagctcatatcatcgCTCATGACAcaggttagtgctaggtttcattaattatccaaaaccaaactagggctttcaacgaCGGCGTCAACGCACCTCGGCGCGGTGAGGGATGGGGCACGACGCGCAGGGGTGGGGACCAGACACGGTGCAACGAGGCAGATTGGACGCGGCGGGGGATGGAGCACGGTGCGACGGCAAACGTGCCGCGGCTCGACGTGGGATGGGGGCGCCGCCGCGAGGCGGCTTAGGGCAGGCAGATGGTGCGGTGAGCCGCAATGAGCGAAGCAaggagttggggatttctgtCGACTATCGCAGTATAGATAGAGAAGAGAGCGTAGATGGGTCTGTTGAACCAATCACTGTGCTAGAGCGAGCGCGGAGCGAAATGtctaatttctttaagattcaGAACGTCTGTAACATTACCGTTACAAATATCGCTAGTTCCCAACCTATAAAAACAGGTCCGATCCTATCCTCAATGTAGTTATGACATTATATGTGCTTTATAGCCATCATGCTGCATGCTATCTATATTACAAACCTCTTTTTGAGGAATTATAAATTACCTCCGAAGATATATTTTCAGAAGGAACTTACaggttttttttagaattacacggtCCAACGCAGGTCCGAGCATCTTTTGAGAATTCAATCGAACGGTGTAGATAAGCAGAGCCCACTAGGGTGCCAAACATATACCTTTTTTTTTCCTGCAACCATGCCAAATGTATACTCCAAAGAATACTATGTTATCCTAAACGGTAAATAGTAAAAAGTCAGTCACCTTTTGTTTAGCGTTAGACCGTTTAAACGGTGTTTAAATGGAGTTAAACGGCCTAAACGGTTTTGTATAGTAACACTAAAATATACATATTTATATACATAAAAGTCTACATATTAACACATAAAAAGTAAATATTCTACCAAATAATCCTTTTGGAAGATATCTAAATCCCATAACACTTCATATACTTACGATCAATGTTCAAAAAAACACTAGGCGCTAGGCAGACGCTAGCCTACTGACTAGCGCCTAGGAAGATTAAACGTAGATTAAACGTGATTAATCGTTTGTGTgtgttttaattattttaatatttttgTGCTGCTGAGACCAAGATGAGTAGTAAATACTAAATAGTACTCAGTAATAACTTGGAGTAATGAACATACATCTTGCTTTTTCTGCACACTTGTTGTTGACATAATTTCCTCTCCTCCTTGGCTTCTTGCATCCAACAGCAGCTAACCATGAAAGAGAGACAAGTTAATAATCTGAAAACCAGACAATCAAATGATAGGCAAAGAGTAGAAACTCATCTATGAGGGGCAGCTCAATATTGTACATGCACAACCAAGCTTCTAGACAACAGAGCAGCAGCCAATTAGCAGCACAGGTCACAAGATCACAGGAAAATATATAGACAACACTAACAGATCATCACTTGCCTTAATGGTCCACAAATTAAATAGAAGTACAGCACATAATAATGGTCTTATGGTCCACACACAAATTCAAGATAAATAGTTAGATATTAATATCTAGATAACTTGGCAGCATGCTGCCATAATGCAATCGCCTTACTCCGCAAATGTGGTGGAGTTTAGAATTgcttcttcatcctcctcatcTTCATAGTCAATGTCATCTTGATAATCAGGATCATCCAATTCAGATTCCCACTCTTCTTCATCCACCTCTCTAGCCACTCTTGCACTCCTACGAGGTTGGAGCTATTCATTAGTTCCCATTGCTTCTCCAAGGACACTCCATGGTATCCCGGTACCCGGCATTTCTCCCTCATCTTCCTCATCTCTAAACACAACCAATGCATGATCATCCCCGCCGTCAAAGAAGAATCCTTGAGCTTCAGAAGCATCATTACTTAGAAGCACTTCATAGTTACTCTTTCTAGCGATCTTCTCCTTCTTGGACATCAATTTATTATTGAATTGGATGAATACTAGAGAGTTGAGACGCTCTGTTGTCAacctattccttctctttgtatGATGCTGTACATTACAAACCAAAAATCATGGAATTCACATCAGTTGATCAGCACTTGTACACCAAATTGGGAATAAAGAGCAATTGGTAGACTACAAACTGACCTGTTCAAAAGTGCTCCAATTCCTTTCACATCCAGAAGCGCTAGAAGTCAGTGAGAGGATTCTAATAGCCATTCTTTGCAAATCTGGTGTTCCACCTCCATAAAGCCTCCACCAAGATGCTACAAAATGAAGTGAAATATATCAAATATGTGCAGAATTGATTGcaacaaaatctggacagatttgattgaaggAAATATATGGACAGAATTGATGCAAAAGCTTACCCGGATTGAACTCAAAGCGTTCACAGCTCTTTGCCATCTTTTTTGAGAAGTTTCCTTGTCTCTTTTGGAATTTCTCCAAGTCCTCATTAACAGTCCTATATTCCTTATCATCATCACCATAATAAAAGGTTTCCACACATTGCATGAATTTTTCAACCACAATTGGATCAGAGAATATTGCTACATTGCTATAACTGTAGTAGGGATTCAGCATATATGCAGCCACATGAGTTGGAGAATCAAGCCTACCCTTCATTTTCTTGTCAACACTAGCCATGACTTCTTTGTAGTTCTTTTCCACATTTCCAAATGCCTCCTTTATCTCCCTCTTTGCCTTGAGAAGTTCTCTGTACACATAACCCATAGATGGCTTCACATCCCCATCAACTAAGCGTAGCACTTTCACCAAGGGCTCAAAGACCTTCAAACAAAGGGACACATCTCTCCAAAAATTAATGTTCAACACCGTAGCTGTAGCATCCTTGCCCTTCTTGGACTTCACATCAGGTAAGTCATACCACTTTGAATCAACCACCATCTTTCTCAGACAATCTTTCTTTTCCATCATACTTTGCAATGTAAGATAGGCTGTAGCAAATCTAGTTACCCCTGGCCTAATGATTTCTCTCTTCAAGGTGAAGGACCTTAAGCATGCCAAAGTTCGGTGGTGACCATAGACAAAGATAGTGAATGATTTCGCAAGATCAATTGTTTTCTTGAACTTTGGAAGGTTGCCAATACCTTGCAGCATCAAATTGACAGTATGAGTTGCACAAGAAGTCCAAAATATGTTTGGTCTCTTAAGGCTCAGCAATGCCTTTGCTCCCATGTTGTTAGAAGCATTATCTATCACAATTTGCACCACATTTTCAGCACCAACATCCTTAATTGCCTTATCAACTAGCTCATATATAACTTCACTAGTGTGTGACACATCTGACATCTCCTTTGACTTGATAAAAGTTATTCCCTCACTAGTATTTGTGCACaggttcataatacttcttctcttcatatctgTCCAAGCATCAGTCATGATGGAGCAGCCATGCTTAATCTTCTCATCTTCACGGTCTTGTAGCAAgctcttggttcttgcatgctcCTCTTCCAATAATTTCCCCCGAAGATCATACTGAGTTGGAGGGTGGAAACCAGGACCAAATTGCCCAATAGCTTCAACCATTTCCCTAAACTCATCATTATCACAGGCATTGAATGGAATAACTGCAGAATAGATTGGTACAAAATTAAATTCCAGCAACTAATCATGAATGGATTACAATAATTATGAAGGCTGCAACAATAAGGAATGATCAATTAGTGTGAAGTACAAAACATACCATGTGTATACACCCATCTAGCAACATATTGCTGCACTTTGGGTGTTCTCTCTTTCCAAAGTGCATCATTTATGTTTTGTTGCCTCTTAGCTTCGGGATTGCTTAAGTTGGGATCAATCGGTCTTGCAAATTTGTCCAAGGGTCCTAGCTTGCGAGGCGTATTTGAGCTTCCAACAAGTGACTCAACTTCTACCACTTCCTGTTCAGCTGTTGAAAGCTGCACATTCTCCCTAACCTCTTTGTCATGCTGCTGCTTatctcttttcttctttgttgtttcatcaaGATTCCTCTTGCACTTTTGCTTCACTTCCTCACTCACTTTTGAGCACTTCACAATAGATGTGCCAACATGAGCAAGATGCTGCTTAAGGCGATAAATTCCTGCTGTGCTCTCTTGGCCACAAAAAAAAACACTTGACTCTGTTCTTGTCATTGGGATCACAGAGACACCCCCACTCCCAGCCTATATCAGATGATTTCCTCTTTAGGTGGTTGTCAACCTCATTGACTTCTGGAGCCGCTGCCTCAGTACTAGCAGCAGCTGCAGCTTCGGACGTTGCCATGTTAATCCCAATCCAAGAACAGGATTAGAAGGCATAATAAGGACCAAAGATGAACCCATCATAAGGACTAAGGAGCTACTGAGCAGACAGGTACTAATACACATTCAATCTTAACCCTAAATCCCCAATCCAATTCATCAATTGAGTGATTGACATGCACAAATCAAAATTGTAGACTACATAGCAAGGGAAGATGGGAGAGACCGATGGAGCCCTGAAGAGAAGGAGCAGGGGCTGTGCCGGCGGTGGAGACCCCTGCGTGGCTGCTCCTGCAGTGGAGAAGCGGAATGCAGCAACTATGGCCTCTGTGTCGGGACTGGCGACTGGGCGTCCGTCGGCCTCTGCGTCGAATCTCGGGACTGGCGATGAGGCAGCAGCTCGCCAGCAGGAGGCGGGGCTGCGGGAGGAGGCACGCGAGAGCCGAGATGCGGGCGACGACGACAGAAGCCCCGATGCCTCTCTCTGTTCCTTTCCGCGCCCGCTAGCCAGGTGATTTCGCGCCCGCCGCTCTTCTTTTCCGCGCGCAAGGCGCGATTTCCCACCCCCGTTCCTTTCCTTGCGCGCGCGACTTCCCGCCCCCCGCGCGCGCTTCTGCGCGCGATTTCCACCGCCCAGCGACATTTTTTCTCCGATTCCGCGACTTTCTCCGATTCCGCGACGTTTACTCGCTGCAACGCGTGTAGACGAGCGCCTAGGACCGCCCAGCGTCTAATTGAACGCCTACCCCCTAAACGAGACGTTGGGCCACCGTTCAGCGACTAAACTCGATTAAACGGCGATTAATAACGTTTTTTTGAACCTTGCTTACGATGCTAATTAGTTCAGTGTTTACTGTGGTAGTTATTATAATCCTCCTATTGACTAAATTATGAATTAAATGGTCATTTAGTTCATTTAAACACGTTTAACTTAATTCTGTTTAGACGGTTTTAAACGGTCCAACGTTTAATTCACTTTTTTGGGCCTAAACGACACGGTGGCCTCCGTTTACCATTTAAACACTGTTTAATCAGACTAAACGGCCATTTAGGCGAGGATATTAGTACCATATTCATACCTGACTTGAATCGCATATCGAAAGGGCTCATTTTGATGGTTGGTTTATTTCTGGTTGCCTCAAGAAATTTCTGACTGCTTCCAGCATGTGTTCTTGCATTCACAGGCATGTGAGCTCCGCCTTCCCAATCAGCATAGCAAGCATTATATGCTATTTAGTCGTTCCTTTAAATATACTGGATTTCAAGACTTATTTACAGTTTCTGCGATTCCATGAGTGCTGAATAGATGGTGCCCAGGGTACAAAACCTCAAAATTGAATGTCAAGCTTCACTCTTTTAACTGGGAGAAACTAGCTAACATATTTGACCTTGAATTTGCTAGCTCCACAATCAAGTCAAGTGCTGCAACAAATACATGTACAGTTAGATAAAAAATAGTTTAAACTGGAAAAACTTGTCATGAAGAATCAAAACCTGTTTCAAATGAAAGTTGGGCGGTTCTTAGTTTTGGAGACACCAATCCTCCAAAGACTGATAATGCTTTTGATCTCGCTCTTTGAACCTAGTGTGCAAAATTGCCAAAAGGTGAATCAATAAATCTGGGCATCCCAGAAGTATAGCAGCTTTCTTATTCACTGTACCAAAATACAGCTCTTTGATACCCCAGCTGTGGATAGAAACCTAACTGAAATTGGCTTAGTATACTGCAATATATTATTCTTGTGGCATTTAGGTTAAACATTGGCATATCTTGGATCAAGCATATCAAGGGGCAAATTTCAGCCACACTGGTAACTCTAGCACATAAAACCTATGTTTTTGGCATTGTGTATAGCTAGCGATATATCTTTGCTCCCTCTAAGCAGTATTTCACTATCTGGCATTCCAATGCCTTTGAAGAAAGAAACTTCTGTACCAAACTTACATGATTGCTAGCATCAGCACCAGTAGACGATGCTGTGGTGTTTGCACTTTCATGGTTTCCATTTTCTTCAAGTCAAGGAAAGAGATCAGATCAGCGCACGTTTGTTACTTAACAGGGAGTAGAAAAAGGCCACATTTTAATACCTGGGGTAGTAACTGATCCTCGATGCCTCATCTTTGGCTCAGTAAAAGCTCTCTCACTGACATCATAGGTGGAGTGACATTCTTCTTGCAAAGACCACTTTGATAGAGCAAAGTGTGGTTTTGGCTCTGAAATATAATGGATAATATTTATAATTATGAACTGAACAATTGCTGCAAATAGCTCGTGATTTGTGTATAGAATTGCCTTTCTAGTTTTATTTTAAAATGTGCTTCAATAAAACAAACCTTGAACCAAGGAACCAGATTCAAGAGAAAACAAAGGCATTCCTAAAATCTAGAAGTAGTTCTGCAATgctgatagatagatagatagcatCCGTTGACTCAAATAGTAGAGAAGTAATTTACCTGATGGTTTCAGGCCATCATGATCAACAACTTGAAGCTTAGTGGCAGCAGACTGCTCTTTGTGATCAAACAGTGTACTCGAAACACGTGATGGGCCCATAGAATGGCGAGCACTTGCCAGATCAAGCCAGCCctgtattcatgtttacttgtATGATACAGTGCGGAAACAGGAAAATATGACATTCACTGCATCTCAATCTAAAAATCAAAAGCCAACATTATGTTGGAGCATCATGTCCAAGCATCACATGGTCACTACAATTTGAACATAGCAGAGAAGGGACAGACTTTTGTGA from Miscanthus floridulus cultivar M001 chromosome 11, ASM1932011v1, whole genome shotgun sequence includes these protein-coding regions:
- the LOC136492054 gene encoding uncharacterized protein, which encodes MATSEAAAAASTEAAAPEVNEVDNHLKRKSSDIGWEWGCLCDPNDKNRCSKVSEEVKQKCKRNLDETTKKKRDKQQHDKEVRENVQLSTAEQEVVEVESLVGSSNTPRKLGPLDKFARPIDPNLSNPEAKRQQNINDALWKERTPKVQQYVARWVYTHVIPFNACDNDEFREMVEAIGQFGPGFHPPTQYDLRGKLLEEEHARTKSLLQDREDEKIKHGCSIMTDAWTDMKRRSIMNLCTNTSEGITFIKSKEMSDVSHTSEVIYELVDKAIKDVGAENVVQIVIDNASNNMGAKALLSLKRPNIFWTSCATHTVNLMLQGIGNLPKFKKTIDLAKSFTIFVYGHHRTLACLRSFTLKREIIRPGVTRFATAYLTLQSMMEKKDCLRKMVVDSKWYDLPDVKSKKGKDATATVLNINFWRDVSLCLKVFEPLVKVLRLVDGDVKPSMGYVYRELLKAKREIKEAFGNVEKNYKEVMASVDKKMKGRLDSPTHVAAYMLNPYYSYSNVAIFSDPIVVEKFMQCVETFYYGDDDKEYRTVNEDLEKFQKRQGNFSKKMAKSCERFEFNPASWWRLYGGGTPDLQRMAIRILSLTSSASGCERNWSTFEQHHTKRRNRLTTERLNSLVFIQFNNKLMSKKEKIARKSNYEVLLSNDASEAQGFFFDGGDDHALVVFRDEEDEGEMPGTGIPWSVLGEAMGTNE
- the LOC136493583 gene encoding uncharacterized protein → MAAATEELQFLGSIPGPEGAGEVDGAVAEEGRPRGGGDEEILRFMDSVDGYLLLMNSLSSALRQGWLDLASARHSMGPSRVSSTLFDHKEQSAATKLQVVDHDGLKPSEPKPHFALSKWSLQEECHSTYDVSERAFTEPKMRHRGSVTTPENGNHESANTTASSTGADASNHVQRARSKALSVFGGLVSPKLRTAQLSFETALDLIVELANSRSNMLASFSQLKE